One part of the Loxodonta africana isolate mLoxAfr1 chromosome 13, mLoxAfr1.hap2, whole genome shotgun sequence genome encodes these proteins:
- the C2CD4A gene encoding C2 calcium-dependent domain-containing protein 4A, whose protein sequence is MWCLEQLCLGPERLLRRGDWLHRRRARGSTAARPAGFANVLTPDRIPEFCIPPRLAPGPGLAALRNFWAEEWGTDEGAGRTDWDPRSQAALSLPHLPRARTAYGFCALLESPHTRRKESLFLGGPGASALLPRLRAHTYAGGGDGPRAPPGRPRAPSRAPAAPGRPHPLWDTLVSRPRGHRLLRAPDGLLRRALRAGRRGGLARARSVSSGDENPAASPPPRPERLQAEGTVTLSRAGGALRLAAEYCPGSGHLRVRLLRAEGPAGGAAEPCAVGCRLSFVLQPPGQKRRQRSAVVRRSRNPAFDQDFCFDGLTEDEVRRLAVRVKAGSKGRGLERGRLLGQGELLLGSLLLL, encoded by the coding sequence ATGTGGTGCCTGGAGCAGCTATGCCTGGGACCCGAGCGCCTCCTGCGGCGTGGGGACTGGCTTCACCGGCGTCGGGCCCGTGGATCCACCGCCGCCCGGCCCGCAGGGTTTGCCAACGTGCTCACCCCGGACCGCATCCCCGAGTTCTGCATTCCGCCGCGACTGGCGCCCGGTCCGGGCCTGGCTGCGCTCCGAAACTTCTGGGCGGAAGAATGGGGGACAGACGAGGGCGCCGGCCGCACCGACTGGGACCCGCGCTCGCAGGCCGCGCTCTCCCTGCCGCACCTGCCCCGCGCGCGCACGGCCTACGGCTTCTGCGCGCTGCTCGAGAGCCCGCACACCCGCCGCAAGGAGTCGCTCTTCCTCGGGGGCCCCGGCGCCTCCGCGCTCCTGCCCCGGCTCCGGGCGCACACCTACGCCGGCGGCGGGGACGGCCCTCGCGCGCCCCCGGGCCGCCCGCGCGCCCCGAGCCGCGCCCCCGCTGCCCCCGGCCGTCCCCACCCGCTCTGGGACACGCTCGTTTCCCGGCCCCGCGGCCACCGCCTCCTGCGCGCCCCCGACGGGCTGCTGAGGCGCGCGCTGCGGGCAGGGAGGAGGGGCGGCCTGGCCCGCGCCCGCTCCGTCTCCAGCGGCGACGAGAACCCAGCCGCAtccccgccgccgcggcccgaGCGCCTGCAGGCCGAGGGCACCGTGACTCTGAGCCGCGCCGGCGGAGCCCTGCGCCTGGCCGCCGAGTACTGCCCGGGCAGCGGGCACCTCCGCGTCCGGCTGCTGCGCGCCGAGGGCCCGGCCGGGGGCGCCGCCGAGCCCTGCGCCGTCGGCTGCCGGCTTAGCTTCGTCCTGCAGCCGCCGGGCCAGAAGCGCAGGCAGCGCAGCGCCGTGGTCCGCCGCAGCCGCAACCCCGCCTTCGACCAGGACTTCTGCTTCGACGGGCTCACGGAGGACGAGGTGCGCCGCCTGGCCGTGCGCGTCAAGGCCGGGAGCAAGGGCCGCGGGCTGGAGCGGGGCCGCCTGCTGGGCCAGGGCGAGCTGCTGCTGGGCTCCCTCCTGCTCCTCTGA